A window of the Euzebya pacifica genome harbors these coding sequences:
- a CDS encoding flagellar basal body rod protein FlgC — protein MSMFGAISTAHSGLQVHRTWLDATSDNIANLNTVRSTDEPAFQARYVMAQAVEGAGARVAGVEYGSAEGRLAHQPDHPLADADGMVRLPDMDMGSQMTSLMLAQRGYQANLSVVETARDAYRAALQLGRS, from the coding sequence ATGAGCATGTTCGGCGCGATCAGCACCGCCCACTCCGGCCTGCAGGTGCACCGCACGTGGCTCGACGCCACGTCGGACAACATCGCCAACCTCAACACCGTCCGCAGCACCGACGAACCCGCGTTCCAGGCGCGCTACGTGATGGCCCAGGCCGTCGAGGGTGCCGGCGCGCGGGTCGCCGGTGTCGAGTACGGCAGCGCCGAGGGTCGGCTGGCACACCAGCCCGACCACCCGTTGGCCGACGCCGACGGCATGGTTCGCCTTCCCGACATGGACATGGGGTCGCAGATGACCTCGCTCATGCTGGCCCAGCGCGGCTACCAAGCGAACCTCAGCGTCGTCGAGACCGCCCGTGACGCCTACCGAGCTGCCCTGCAGCTGGGACGGTCCTAG
- the fliE gene encoding flagellar hook-basal body complex protein FliE: MAIPPISARPMTGTGPIARPTMAPTGGQPAAGQATGATDGAGFGKAIADALGSVQESHQVADGLAQQAATGQLENVHDYMIAATQAQLATELTVAVRNKALESFNEIMRMQV; the protein is encoded by the coding sequence ATGGCCATCCCCCCGATCAGCGCCCGGCCGATGACCGGCACGGGCCCCATCGCCCGCCCGACGATGGCCCCGACCGGCGGCCAACCGGCTGCCGGCCAGGCCACCGGGGCCACCGACGGCGCCGGCTTCGGCAAGGCCATCGCCGACGCCCTCGGGTCGGTCCAGGAAAGCCACCAGGTCGCCGACGGGCTTGCCCAGCAGGCCGCCACCGGACAGCTGGAGAACGTCCACGACTACATGATCGCCGCCACGCAGGCGCAGCTCGCGACCGAGCTGACCGTCGCCGTGCGCAACAAGGCGCTGGAGTCGTTCAACGAGATCATGAGGATGCAGGTCTGA
- the flgB gene encoding flagellar basal body rod protein FlgB: MVYDVTSAALHSALSGLSTRRRVIADNIANVDTPHYLAGRVSFEDSIQRALEGARTGRVDAAGVGSVAADRTMSDAATRLNGNNVSLDDEVVSQTTNELAYSTVLEAMNGKFRLLRTAISQGA, translated from the coding sequence GTGGTGTACGACGTCACCTCGGCCGCGTTGCACTCGGCACTGAGCGGCCTGTCGACGAGACGCCGCGTGATCGCCGACAACATCGCCAACGTCGACACGCCGCACTACCTGGCGGGTCGCGTGTCGTTCGAGGACTCCATCCAACGTGCGCTCGAGGGCGCCCGGACCGGACGGGTCGATGCGGCGGGAGTCGGGAGCGTTGCCGCCGACCGGACGATGTCGGACGCCGCCACCCGGCTGAACGGCAACAACGTGAGCCTCGACGACGAAGTCGTGTCCCAGACCACCAACGAGCTGGCTTACTCCACGGTCCTCGAGGCGATGAACGGCAAGTTCCGCCTGCTCCGCACCGCGATCAGCCAGGGGGCATAG
- the fliF gene encoding flagellar basal-body MS-ring/collar protein FliF — protein MADTTTRERSPQQLAEQARDKANGILSGFTTGQKTTTALAIIALLAAGMFFMRWVSEPSMAPLFTNLEAEDAAAITDELTARGVDYQLSDGGRTVMVPRSDQLGLRLDMSSAGLVPSNTAGYSLLDENGITTSEFQMRVDYQRAVEGELSRTISAMEAVESAMVHLVIPEEDLFVQDNERATASVLLNTMGDLTPMQVQAIVNLVSGSVQGLTADQVTVTDASGNLLHQPGEDGTSAAAGDMRQYQTSTFESRLAADVETMLQQVVGPNNAVVTVTADLNFDRIQQTTETFGNAAGGVNGIPLESTTTTESYEGVGAPSVGVLGPDGQPLVGAEGETTNYTLSDGSTRFAVDRSVQDILSAPGSVDRLSVAVLLDANREGADAAQVQALVEAAVGFDAVRGDVIEVSALPFDATAAEDAAAAAEEAAAAAGQERMFDLIRTIGSVLIVMIVLFLAWRSARKSLPQRQAETIPLDLASLEAGSDDDAAEVLSDEELNQLEAGPDLTDEVTSLIDGQGDDMAGLLRGWMSA, from the coding sequence ATGGCTGACACCACCACCCGCGAGCGCTCGCCGCAGCAGCTCGCCGAGCAGGCCCGCGACAAGGCCAACGGCATCCTGTCGGGGTTCACCACCGGGCAGAAGACGACGACGGCCCTGGCCATCATCGCCCTGCTCGCCGCCGGCATGTTCTTCATGCGCTGGGTCTCCGAGCCGTCCATGGCCCCCTTGTTCACCAACCTCGAGGCCGAGGACGCCGCGGCCATCACCGACGAGCTGACCGCCCGCGGTGTGGACTACCAGCTCAGCGACGGCGGCCGCACCGTCATGGTCCCGCGGTCCGACCAGCTCGGGCTCCGGCTGGACATGTCCTCGGCCGGCCTGGTGCCGTCCAACACCGCCGGCTACTCCCTGCTGGACGAGAACGGCATCACCACCTCCGAGTTCCAGATGCGCGTGGACTACCAGCGCGCCGTCGAGGGCGAGCTGTCGCGGACCATCTCCGCGATGGAGGCCGTCGAGTCGGCGATGGTGCACCTCGTCATCCCCGAGGAGGACCTCTTCGTGCAGGACAACGAGCGGGCCACCGCGTCGGTCCTGCTCAACACGATGGGTGACCTCACGCCGATGCAGGTGCAGGCCATCGTCAACCTGGTCTCCGGCAGCGTCCAGGGGCTGACGGCCGATCAGGTCACGGTGACCGACGCGTCGGGGAACCTGCTGCACCAGCCCGGCGAGGACGGCACCAGCGCCGCCGCTGGCGACATGCGCCAGTACCAGACCAGCACCTTCGAGTCCCGCCTCGCCGCTGACGTCGAGACCATGCTCCAGCAGGTCGTGGGACCCAACAACGCCGTCGTCACGGTGACTGCCGATCTCAACTTCGACCGCATCCAGCAGACGACGGAGACCTTCGGCAACGCCGCCGGTGGGGTCAACGGCATCCCGCTGGAGTCCACGACGACCACCGAGAGCTACGAGGGCGTCGGCGCCCCGTCGGTGGGGGTCCTCGGTCCCGACGGCCAGCCCCTCGTCGGCGCGGAGGGCGAGACGACCAACTACACCCTCAGCGACGGCTCGACGCGCTTCGCCGTCGACCGTTCCGTCCAGGACATCCTCAGCGCCCCCGGCTCGGTCGACCGCCTCTCGGTGGCCGTCCTGCTGGACGCCAACCGCGAGGGTGCCGACGCGGCACAGGTCCAGGCCCTCGTCGAGGCCGCGGTGGGCTTCGACGCCGTCCGTGGCGACGTCATCGAGGTCTCTGCCCTCCCCTTCGACGCCACCGCTGCCGAGGACGCAGCTGCTGCAGCTGAGGAAGCCGCTGCCGCTGCCGGCCAGGAGCGCATGTTCGACCTCATCCGCACGATCGGTTCGGTGCTGATCGTCATGATCGTGCTCTTCCTCGCGTGGCGGTCCGCCCGGAAGTCCCTTCCCCAGCGGCAGGCCGAGACCATCCCGCTGGACCTCGCCTCCCTCGAAGCGGGCAGCGACGACGACGCCGCGGAAGTGCTCAGCGACGAGGAGCTCAACCAGCTCGAGGCAGGCCCCGACCTGACCGACGAGGTCACCAGCTTGATCGACGGCCAGGGTGACGACATGGCTGGTCTGCTGCGCGGCTGGATGTCGGCATGA